One window of the Lynx canadensis isolate LIC74 chromosome D3, mLynCan4.pri.v2, whole genome shotgun sequence genome contains the following:
- the LOC115528284 gene encoding tubulin alpha-3 chain, whose translation MRECISIHVGQAGVQIGNACWELYCLEHGIQPDGQMPSDKTIGGGDDSFNTFFSETGAGKHVPRAVFVDLEPTVVDEVRTGTYRQLFHPEQLITGKEDAANNYARGHYTIGREIVDLVLDRIRKLADLCTGLQGFLIFHSFGGGTGSGFASLLMERLSVDYGKKSKLEFAIYPAPQVSTAVVEPYNSILTTHTTLEHSDCAFMVDNEAIYDICRRNLDIERPTYTNLNRLIGQIVSSITASLRFDGALNVDLTEFQTNLVPYPRIHFPLATYAPVISAEKAYHEQLSVAEITNACFEPANQMVKCDPRHGKYMACCMLYRGDVVPKDVNAAIATIKTKRTIQFVDWCPTGFKVGINYQPPTVVPGGDLARVQRAVCMLSNTTAIAEAWARLDHKFDLMYAKRAFVHWYVGEGMEEGEFSEAREDLAALEKDYEEVGVDSVEAEAEEGEEY comes from the exons ATG CGCGAGTGCATCTCTATCCACGTGGGGCAGGCAGGTGTCCAGATCGGCAATGCCTGCTGGGAACTGTACTGCCTTGAACATGGAATTCAGCCCGATGGTCAGATGCCAAGTGACAAAACCATCGGTGGTGGGGATGACTCGTTCAACACGTTCTTCAGCGAGACTGGGGCTGGCAAGCATGTGCCCAGAGCGGTGTTTGTGGACCTGGAGCCCACCGTGGTCG ATGAAGTGCGCACAGGGACCTACAGGCAGCTCTTCCACCCAGAGCAGCTGATCACCGGGAAGGAGGACGCAGCCAATAATTACGCCAGAGGCCATTATACCATCGGCAGGGAGATCGTCGACCTGGTCCTGGACCGGATCCGAAAACTG GCGGATCTGTGCACGGGGCTGCAGGGCTTCCTCATCTTCCACAGTTTCGGGGGCGGCACCGGCTCTGGGTTTGCGTCCCTGCTCATGGAGCGGCTGTCGGTGGACTACGGCAAGAAGTCCAAGCTGGAGTTTGCCATCTACCCGGCCCCCCAGGTGTCCACGGCCGTGGTGGAGCCCTACAACTCCATCCTGACCACCCACACGACCCTGGAGCATTCTGACTGTGCCTTCATGGTGGACAACGAAGCCATCTACGACATATGTCGGCGCAACCTGGATATCGAGCGGCCCACGTACACCAACCTTAATCGTCTGATCGGGCAGATCGTGTCCTCCATCACGGCCTCCCTGCGATTTGATGGGGCCCTGAACGTGGACTTGACGGAATTCCAGACCAACCTGGTCCCCTACCCCCGCATCCACTTCCCCCTGGCCACCTACGCCCCGGTCATCTCAGCTGAGAAGGCGTACCACGAGCAGCTGTCTGTGGCCGAGATCACCAATGCCTGTTTTGAGCCGGCTAACCAGATGGTCAAGTGTGACCCTCGGCACGGCAAGTATATGGCCTGCTGCATGTTGTACAGGGGGGACGTGGTCCCGAAAGATGTCAACGCAGCCATCGCCACCATCAAGACCAAGCGCACCATCCAGTTTGTGGATTGGTGCCCAACTGGATTTAAG GTGGGCATCAACTACCAACCCCCCACCGTCGTCCCCGGAGGGGACCTGGCCAGGGTGCAGCGGGCCGTGTGCATGCTGAGCAACACTACCGCCATTGCCGAGGCCTGGGCCCGCCTAGACCATAAGTTTGACCTCATGTATGCAAAGCGAGCCTTTGTGCACTGGTACGTGGGGGAAGGCATGGAGGAAGGGGAGTTCTCCGAGGCCCGGGAGGACCTGGCAGCTCTGGAGAAAGATTATGAAGAGGTGGGTGTGGATTCCGTGGAAGCAGAGGCTGAAGAAGGGGAAGAATACTGA
- the LOC115528045 gene encoding mediator of RNA polymerase II transcription subunit 15-like — protein sequence MAHPAPRVSHIPSPRRCPLKTLQKCEIALEKLKNDMAVPTPPPPPVPPTKQQYLCQPLLDAVLANIRSPVFNHSLYRTFVPAMTAIHGPPITAPVVCTRKRRFEDDERQSIPNVLQGEVARLDPKFLVNLDPSHCSNNGTVHLICKLDDKDLPSVPPLELSVPADYPAQSPLWIDRQWQYDANPFLQSVHRCMTSRLLQLPDKHSVTALLNTWAQSIHQACLSAA from the exons ATGGCTCACCCGG CACCCAGAGTCAGTCACATCCCCTCTCCCCGTAGGTGCCCCCTGAAAACACTCCAGAAGTGTGAGATTGCCCTGGAGAAGCTCAAGAATGACATGGCAGTG CCCACGCCCCCACCACCCCCGGTGCCGCCAACCAAGCAGCAGTACCTGTGCCAGCCACTCCTGGATGCCGTCCTGGCCAATATCCGCTCACCTGTCTTCAACCATTCCCTGTACCGTACCTTCGTGCCAGCCATGACGGCCATCCACGGCCCACCCATTAC GGCCCCGGTGGTATGCACTCGGAAGCGTAGGTTTGAAGACGATGAACGGCAGAGCATTCCTAACGTGCTCCAGGGGGAGGTGGCCAGATTAGACCCTAAGTTCTTGGTGAACTTGGACCCATCTCACTGCAGTAACAACGGCACCGTCCACCTGATATGCAAGTTGG ATGACAAGGATCTCCCAAGCGTGCCGCCGCTGGAGCTCAGTGTGCCTGCCGACTACCCCGCCCAGAGCCCACTGTGGATTGACAGGCAGTGGCAGTACG ACGCCAACCCCTTCCTGCAGTCAGTGCACCGGTGCATGACCTCGAGGCTGCTGCAGCTCCCGGACAAGCACTCGGTCACAGCCCTGCTCAACACCTGGGCGCAGAGCATCCACCAGGCCTGCCTCTCCGCCGCCTAG
- the LOC115528285 gene encoding coiled-coil domain-containing protein 74B-like, producing the protein MRAGVAAAGQRPPSSGLPGSRGTSRLRPPAILQPAQHSTQVALIEAQKRVVDLEKSLQFLQQQHSETLVKLHEEIEHLKRENKDLHYKLIMNQKPKEANSQGKARPRPSFSKKQDSKTDIPPKTDLEEKTPAAALFHNSKRDKAPGVQGQAKDEEVETSSAAAPWVAGSQHKGEQPPVMNLPLHLRKPTTLQQCEAVIRQLWNAHLLQAQELQHLKALLEGNLRRPKAASEEAGPSSPKDQEALHQGAMQLPKVPTKGIPKKCLILSPMPVAERPILPALKQTLKSNFAERQKRLQVVQRRRLHRSVALSFEAGGTCRRLHARSGPGQCPTAGDANPL; encoded by the exons ATGAGGGCGGGGGTGGCGGCGGCCGGGCAGCGGCCCCCCAGCTCGGGGCTCCCGGGCTCCCGGGGCACGTCGCGCCTGCGCCCGCCCGCCATCCTCCAGCCCGCGCAGCACAGCACGCAGGTTGCGCTCATCGAGGCGCAGAAGCGGGTCGTGGACCTGGAGAAGAGCCTGCAGTTCCTGCAGCAGCAGCACTCGGAGACACTGGTCAAGCTCCACGAGGAGATCGAGCACCTCAAGCGGGAGAACAAGG ATCTCCATTACAAGCTAATAATGAATCAGAAGCCAAAGGAAG CCAACTCTCAAGGAAAGGCCAGGCCCCGGCCCAGCTTCTCCAAGAAGCAAGACTCAAAAACTGACATTCCTCCGAAGACGGACCTGGAAGAGAAGACCCCAGCTGCTGCCCTGTTTCACAACAGCAAGCGGGACAAAGCCCCAGGGGTGCAGGGGCAGGCCAA AGATGAAGAAGTGGAGACGTCCAGTGCAGCAGCCCCCTGGGTGGCAGGCAGCCAGCACAAGGGCGAGCAGCCCCCCGTGATGAATCTGCCCCTGCACCTGCGCAAGCCCACCACGCTGCAGCAATGCGAAGCGGTCATCCGCCAGCTGTGGAACGCCCACCTCCTGCAGGCCCAAGAG CTGCAGCACCTCAAGGCCCTCCTGGAAGGGAACCTGAGGAGGCCCAAGGCTGCATCCGAGGAGGCCGGCCCCAGCTCTCCCAA GGACCAGGAGGCCCTTCACCAGGGAGCCATGCAGCTCCCCAAGGTCCCCACCAAGGGCATCCCCAAGAAATG cctgATTCTGAGCCCTATGCCCGTGGCAGAGCGCCCCATCCTGCCCGCGCTGAAGCAGACCTTGAAGAGTAACTTTGCTGAGCGGCAGAAAAGGCTGCAGGTGGTGCAGCGCCGGCGGCTGCACCGCTCTGTCGCTCTGTCCTTTGAGGCGGGCGGCACGTGTCGGCGTCTGCATGCCAGGTCAGGGCCAGGCCAATGCCCTACAGCTGGAGACGCTAACCCTCTCTAG